One genomic segment of Novisyntrophococcus fermenticellae includes these proteins:
- a CDS encoding translation factor GTPase family protein codes for MTENTKRLVIGILAHVDAGKTTLAESILYLTGSIRKLGRVDHKDAFLDTYELEKERGITIFSKQAEFTLGDTGVTLLDTPGHVDFSAETERTLRVLDYAVLVISGADGVQGHVETLWRLLKKYGIPVFLFVNKMDQSGTDKRLLMQELSKRLDERCIDFTDRPDNDVFMENLAMCDERLLEHYLSSGSIGKEEIAELIQTRKVFPCYFGAALKMQGVQELLDGMRSYIRCPRYFREFGAKVYKISRDNQGIRLTHLKVTGGELKVKTLLTNHPSDESLNAEDAVWEEKVDQIRIYSGSGYKSVNEVPAGAICAVTGLNQTYSGQGLGIEAGAGFPVLEPVLTYTIGFPEGTDVHLMLRKLRELEEEEPLLHITWDEELQEIHAQVMGEVQIEILRDLIQERFKVGASFGSGSIVYKETIEEPVEGVGHFEPLRHYAEVHLLLEPGCPGSGLHFKSSCSEDMLDKNWQRLVLSHLEEKNHRGVLTGSEITDMEITLTAGRAHKKHTEGGDFRQATYRAVRQGLMQAKSILLEPVYAYCLEVPSEMLGRAISDIQKMHGTFLEPQMEGGYSILTGSAPVITMRDYQMEVIAYTKGRGRLSCFLKGYEPCHDAQEVINEKGYNPERDLENPSSSVFCSHGSGFVVPWDKVRDYAHVERRDDAVLHKDSITDAVTVSQGLSKSLELDKELQEIFERTYGTVERKKSGFTKTAYVTDRASQSERPSKRDSEEEYLLVDGYNIIFAWEELKELAEADLTSARNKLMDILSNYQGYKKNNLILVFDAYKVEGNQGSITDYHNIHVVYTKEAETADQYIEKTVHEIGKKYRVTVATSDALEQLIIMGQGATRMSAQGLREEIQTADIEIRSGYLNKHKSSKNYLFDHLPEDMIEYMEDVRLGKKPADEKWI; via the coding sequence ATGACAGAAAATACAAAGAGGCTGGTTATAGGTATACTGGCGCATGTGGATGCCGGGAAGACAACACTGGCAGAGAGCATATTATATCTGACAGGAAGCATACGGAAATTAGGGCGGGTGGACCATAAGGATGCGTTCTTGGATACTTACGAGCTTGAAAAGGAGAGGGGTATTACCATATTTTCCAAACAGGCTGAGTTCACTTTGGGCGATACGGGAGTAACGCTTTTGGATACTCCGGGTCATGTGGATTTTTCTGCTGAAACGGAACGTACCCTGCGGGTCCTGGATTATGCTGTTTTAGTTATCAGCGGAGCAGATGGTGTACAGGGCCATGTGGAAACTTTGTGGCGGTTACTAAAGAAATACGGGATTCCAGTGTTTCTGTTTGTCAATAAGATGGATCAGTCCGGTACAGACAAGCGTCTGTTAATGCAAGAGTTAAGTAAGAGACTTGATGAACGATGTATAGATTTTACAGATCGTCCGGATAATGATGTATTTATGGAAAACCTGGCTATGTGTGATGAGCGGCTTCTGGAACATTACCTTAGCAGTGGAAGCATTGGCAAAGAAGAGATTGCGGAACTGATTCAAACCCGTAAAGTATTTCCCTGTTACTTCGGAGCTGCCCTTAAGATGCAGGGTGTGCAGGAGCTGCTGGATGGAATGAGATCATATATCCGGTGTCCCCGGTATTTCCGGGAATTTGGGGCAAAGGTATATAAAATAAGCAGGGATAATCAGGGAATCAGGCTGACTCATTTAAAAGTAACAGGAGGTGAATTAAAAGTAAAAACACTTTTGACCAATCATCCGTCTGATGAAAGCCTCAATGCGGAAGACGCAGTCTGGGAAGAGAAGGTGGATCAGATCAGGATTTATTCCGGTTCAGGCTACAAGAGTGTCAACGAAGTTCCGGCTGGGGCCATATGTGCAGTTACCGGCTTGAATCAAACGTATTCCGGTCAGGGTCTGGGAATAGAAGCAGGTGCCGGGTTTCCGGTTTTAGAACCGGTTCTGACGTATACGATAGGTTTTCCGGAGGGAACGGATGTGCACCTGATGCTTCGGAAACTGCGCGAGCTGGAGGAGGAAGAACCCTTACTTCATATCACCTGGGATGAGGAGCTGCAGGAGATTCATGCGCAGGTAATGGGAGAGGTGCAGATTGAAATCTTACGGGATCTTATTCAGGAAAGATTTAAAGTCGGGGCCTCCTTTGGTTCGGGAAGCATCGTATATAAGGAAACAATTGAAGAACCTGTGGAGGGGGTGGGGCATTTTGAACCGCTGCGGCACTATGCTGAAGTCCATCTGCTGTTGGAGCCGGGGTGCCCTGGCAGCGGCCTGCATTTTAAAAGCAGCTGTAGTGAGGATATGCTGGATAAAAACTGGCAGCGGCTGGTACTGAGCCATCTGGAAGAAAAAAATCATCGGGGAGTCCTGACAGGTTCTGAAATTACAGATATGGAAATCACCTTGACGGCCGGACGGGCCCATAAGAAACATACAGAAGGAGGAGATTTCCGGCAGGCAACTTACCGTGCGGTGCGGCAGGGACTTATGCAGGCAAAGTCCATCCTTTTGGAGCCGGTATATGCATATTGTCTGGAGGTACCCTCCGAAATGCTGGGAAGAGCAATTTCCGATATACAAAAGATGCATGGTACCTTTTTGGAACCTCAAATGGAAGGTGGGTATTCCATACTCACTGGAAGTGCACCGGTCATAACTATGAGGGATTATCAGATGGAGGTAATTGCGTACACAAAGGGGCGGGGAAGGCTGTCCTGTTTCCTGAAAGGGTATGAACCCTGTCACGACGCACAGGAGGTGATTAATGAAAAAGGCTATAACCCCGAACGGGATCTGGAGAATCCTTCTTCTTCTGTTTTCTGTTCTCATGGATCCGGGTTTGTGGTTCCCTGGGATAAAGTCAGGGATTACGCGCATGTGGAGCGCAGAGACGATGCGGTTCTGCATAAGGATTCGATTACAGATGCAGTGACGGTATCCCAGGGGTTGTCAAAGAGCCTGGAATTGGATAAGGAACTGCAGGAAATTTTTGAGCGTACCTATGGAACTGTAGAAAGAAAAAAATCCGGATTTACAAAAACCGCATATGTGACCGACCGGGCAAGTCAATCGGAAAGGCCATCAAAAAGAGATTCAGAAGAAGAGTACTTGCTGGTAGATGGATATAATATAATATTTGCATGGGAAGAATTAAAGGAACTGGCAGAGGCAGATCTGACCAGTGCAAGAAATAAATTGATGGATATCCTGTCCAACTATCAGGGGTATAAGAAGAATAACTTGATTCTGGTTTTTGATGCCTATAAAGTGGAAGGAAATCAAGGCAGTATTACAGATTATCATAATATTCATGTGGTATATACAAAAGAAGCGGAGACGGCAGATCAGTATATTGAGAAGACAGTACATGAAATAGGAAAAAAATATCGTGTTACGGTTGCAACCTCCGATGCGCTGGAGCAGCTTATCATCATGGGGCAGGGAGCCACTCGTATGTCGGCACAGGGTTTGAGAGAAGAAATACAGACGGCGGATATAGAAATCAGAAGCGGCTATCTGAATAAGCATAAAAGCAGTAAAAACTATCTTTTTGATCATCTTCCGGAGGATATGATTGAATACATGGAGGATGTACGGCTTGGAAAAAAGCCGGCAGATGAAAAATGGATTTAA
- a CDS encoding pyridoxamine 5'-phosphate oxidase family protein, which translates to MFRQMRRKKQLLPREISEDILQNSSTGILGVLGDEGYPYTVPVNYVYENNAIYFHCAKAGHKLDAIKKDNKVSFCVIDKEQIVPEEFTTYFRSVVAFGKAVEITEDDEKLRVMRLLNYKYAPGLDEAGEKEIRREWSILCVLKIQVEHLTGKEAVELVKKRI; encoded by the coding sequence ATGTTCAGACAGATGAGAAGAAAAAAGCAATTGTTACCCAGGGAAATATCAGAAGATATATTGCAAAACAGCTCAACAGGTATTTTAGGGGTCTTGGGCGATGAGGGCTATCCCTACACTGTTCCAGTAAATTATGTGTATGAAAACAATGCAATCTATTTTCATTGTGCCAAAGCAGGCCATAAATTAGATGCTATTAAAAAGGATAATAAAGTTTCCTTTTGTGTTATTGATAAAGAACAAATTGTTCCAGAAGAATTTACAACATATTTCAGAAGTGTCGTTGCATTTGGTAAAGCTGTAGAAATTACAGAAGATGATGAAAAATTAAGGGTCATGCGTCTGTTAAATTACAAATATGCTCCCGGTTTGGATGAAGCAGGGGAAAAGGAAATTCGGCGAGAATGGAGCATTTTATGTGTTTTAAAAATACAGGTGGAACATTTGACTGGTAAGGAAGCAGTAGAATTAGTAAAAAAACGTATCTAG
- a CDS encoding MerR family transcriptional regulator, with the protein MKLTISEAARKCGISVRTLHYYDAIGLVKPSETGENGYRYYDQESLSVLQQVLFYRELEFSLKEISNLLKKPDYDKKQALCNHRELLLLKREHLDELLCLVDETIKGETMSKLRTTNEDIERAKQKYAREARERYGDTEAYQESEKRYAAYSDDDKARMGAEMDEIFEGFASMVNQDPGKDEAQRLVKEWQDHISRYSYPCTKEILAGLGEMYVADERFTKNLDKYGEGTARFMSDAIRIYCSGPHKEK; encoded by the coding sequence ATGAAATTAACAATCAGTGAAGCAGCCAGAAAATGTGGTATCAGTGTGCGCACACTCCATTATTACGATGCAATAGGACTGGTAAAACCCTCAGAGACAGGAGAGAACGGGTATCGGTATTATGATCAGGAGTCCCTGTCGGTGCTTCAGCAGGTATTGTTTTACCGGGAACTGGAATTTTCTTTGAAGGAAATCTCGAATCTCCTCAAAAAACCTGATTATGATAAAAAACAGGCACTGTGTAACCACCGGGAGCTTTTATTGCTGAAACGAGAGCATCTGGATGAATTGCTGTGTCTTGTGGATGAGACGATTAAAGGAGAGACTATGAGTAAGCTAAGGACAACAAACGAGGATATTGAAAGAGCGAAGCAGAAATATGCCCGGGAAGCCAGAGAACGCTATGGCGATACGGAGGCCTATCAGGAAAGTGAAAAGCGGTATGCCGCGTATTCTGATGACGATAAGGCAAGGATGGGAGCAGAGATGGATGAAATCTTCGAAGGATTTGCATCTATGGTTAATCAGGATCCGGGAAAGGACGAAGCACAGAGACTGGTGAAGGAGTGGCAGGATCATATAAGCAGATATTCTTATCCATGTACAAAAGAAATACTGGCAGGGTTGGGAGAAATGTATGTAGCAGATGAACGATTTACAAAAAATCTTGATAAGTATGGGGAAGGTACGGCTCGGTTTATGAGTGATGCCATTAGGATTTACTGCAGCGGCCCGCACAAAGAAAAGTAA